Genomic DNA from Torulaspora delbrueckii CBS 1146 chromosome 8, complete genome:
CTTTCTCATTACATGATCAATGTCTAcaagagagaagaaggcACAATTTTGAGGTAGATCATCAATGCCCATCTGCTCACAGAAGATGGCTCTTGTCCAAATGTTACTAACTTGCAAAGCCATAGCTGCCCTATACTTGTCTTCCTCAGCAACCAAAAACCTAATCTCATCATGAatcgaaattgaaagtCGTGCATTGATATTGTACTTTGAGATTAAGTAGTGCATGGAGCAAGATAGTAAGTGTAGATAATCCACACCGGATGATTGGATCGCCCAATTGATTCTTGATGGTAGAAAAGAGCTAGTTCctagattttttttcattagAGAAAATGTGATACCACATCCAAGAACTGGTGTCTTAGGCTCATCTTGCTCTGCAATACTTTCCAATTTATTAAAAAGAATTGACTCAGAACCACCataccaaaatttcttgaaaattttcgagGTTTTCGTCTTACCTTTAGTGCTTTCATATAGTTTGTTGGCTATACttttagcttcttcatcaggTAAAGAGGGATTAAACTTTTTAAGTAATTGAGCAGCAAACTTCACTCCCGCACCATAAATTCGCCCATAATTGAAAATCTTAGCTTCACTTCTTGAACAGCCTAAAATTTGGGCTGTCTTTGTATGTAAATCAGTTCCTTCGTTTTTACTACCCTCCAGACACATCCAGCCAATGGCGGTCCCACCATGAATGTTGAAGACTGAATCACTTACCAGTGAAGCGATCCATAATTCCTCGCTATCCACATCTGCTCCGACAAAGCAGTAGCCCTTTGGAGCTTCAATTTGAGCTTTCAGTTCAGAACCAATTCTATTCGACTTCGCATTTGATGCTGTCAGCCAGGTGTTCTCGACAGCCCTTCGAGTAACTGTACCCATTGGAATAACGGTCGGTAAGATGATTCCCAAATCTTCGTGGTCTTCGAACTTTTCTTTGCCGTCCTTGAGTGGTTTAAAAGCATTGGGAAAGCTTGATTGAGGTACAACAAACTGGGATAAAATCCTTTCACGAGCTGACATCCAGTAAGAACCACAGGAATTTATCTTCAAGGCATCGTGTGCAAATTCTGATTCAGAAGTAAGGATTCCTTTCTCAAAAAAATGAATGTATGGTTTGCTTAATAAAGTTGTGCAGTTGTTTTCAGGTCCATTTGGATGGGGAATCTTAAATAAGACATGATTTTCAGCCGCTGCCGGATTCTTTTGGCTAATCTCCTGGAGATATTGTTCCATAGCAGGTTCGTCTGCCAAAATGTAATTCTTGGCCTTGTATTCGTCTTTTAAACTTTTTTGAACTGCAAAGCACCAACCATTGTCATTTGTCCATATGACAGGAGACCCTTCCCAAGAGAGTCTAAAAAAAATAGGAATACTTCTGGATTTTATCGTGATATGAGGAGTTGCCGCATTCTTGTTTGGGAACAAAGATCTGTACCACTCGGGATGATCAGGCAATTTCTGATTTTTTACAGGAACACCTTTCTTTGTGAGCTTCAATGGCTTGATTGTCCAATCTAGTTGGCGAAGCCAAGGGTCATTGTTAATAGTTTCCATGAAACGTTCTGATTTTATTGATTTTAAGGTGTTATCGACGATTTTGataattttcttttcaatatctTGCTTGGATTCCTGATAAACTTTCTctgaactcttcaaataagTATCCCATTTATTATGACGTGTTGGTAGAATACAACTGCTCAAAGATCTTAAAGCACCAAACGATACCGGGTGAGGACATTTCTCCAAAAAAAGTGGGaaaactttatcaaataCTTTGCTTGTAACTTCTACGTCGGTAGCACAATAATTTGTTAGTTGTTGGAAATTGTTAATTATATCGTTCTTATCGGTGGTACTAAAGAACTCACGAGGTTCTTTATTCATTCGAATACCACAATGCAAAAATGCTACATCGTGCAATGAGTTCATAGCAGAGAGATTAAGCCAaggatcttcttctaaagTCTCAATACTCAGATCTGTAGCCGCCTGCTCATCCGATTCTATACTTTGTCTtagtttcttgttcttgacaaaTTGCGGTCTTTGCCTCGAGCAAAGACCCGAGGATGCAACGTGTAATGACTGAGTATCTAAATAAAATGCCTTGGATGGTTTAAAATTGTACTCATCTAGAACACGAGCCCTATCGTATCCCACATTGTGCCCTATTATTACTCGAGTCCTGTCGAGAGAATCCATTGGAATCAAGTGCTCGAAGTTTTCTGATCCACAAATGAATGGCGAGCACCAAAGGTACCAAGCTTTATCGGAAAGTGCCACTGCCAAAGTTGGATACGACGAGATCATGTACATAGTCTCCACATCAAACACTAATGTATCTTCCAACGGTGATGGTACTTCCTGTGGATCTTTACCTGGTTCATATCTCGTCCAGCCTGGttttttcaaccatttcTTCGGTCTCGGTACAATATCTCGAAACTTTTTGGTACACATTGTCTTGTAAGGTTCAGAGGCATAATGACCTAATTTTTGGAAATGCTCATCCAACGATTTTCCTTGCAATTTGGGGAGCTCAAAAGAGATAGGCTCAGATATTGATGTCTTCTTCCCCAACagatcaaaatttttcaagaactgtTTAGATAAATTGACCAATGCTTTCTGTTCAGCGTGACTCATCGCATCTTCTTTCTTACTGTGCTTTTTGTGACCGAAAAGTTGATTGTGCAAAGACTTGCTCAAATACTGTATACCAACAGGATTAATCCTAGGCTCTTCTTTAAAGTTGCCTAGAGCTTTTGAGTAGCAGCGGTACCGATAAATCCTTCGAATTCGAACCACGCCGCTGAGCAGGGGACCTCTTGACGCCCGACGAGCCAGTGGAGGTGGTGGTACAACATAACCCACCATCTTCGCAAGTAAAATACAGCCACTGCAGATCTCTTAAGGTTCTTTATCAGCTCAACTGGCTctgttcatcatcttcttccttcaatttgtttaCCCATAAACAACCTTTCGTGGTTAATGATAAACAGCAGAAGTTCATAAACCAGCAATAGTCGACCCAGGCAAGCTCTTTGAGCGAATTGGCTAGTTTCCTACAATTTCTAGAGCCTTGCTTATTGTCCAAGGCTTTTCCCACTGTTTCTAGCTCTTTTAAAAGCCACTTTAGCTGGAATCAAGTTATTGACAACCGGGAAACACGCCTGGAAAGCGAACTGAATAGCTACAGCCGACTATCATATCAGTAGCAATTCAATAAAGACCTTTAATCTCTCATCTTGCTTGATTTTATTGAAGATATATTTATAAGAGTCGCTATAAACGACttagttttttttttacAGCCATTTACTGCCAATATGACCGCCCCTTTGCATACAAATGGACTGAACAAACCCATTTATTGACCAGATCTGTAGCCCTTGGGTCTCCTATAGACAGTTATACCAATCTAAGAGTGCACGATGTCGTCTGTTATCACTGCTTTGACACCTAACCAGGTGAACGAtgaattgaacaagatgcaagccttcatcaagaaggaGGCCGAAGAGAAGGCTAAGGAGATTCAGTTGAAAGCTGATCAGGAGtatgagattgaaaagactgGGATTGTCCGTAACGAAACTAGCAACATTGACTCGAATTTTGAGgacaagttgaagaaagcttctttgaagcaaCAGATTACCAAATCTACTATCGCTAAcaagatgagattgaaagttttgagcGCTAGAGAGGAGAATCTGGATaagatctttgataatGCAAAGGAAGAGTTGCagaaattggccaagaaagagaaacaATACAAGCCTGTGCTGCAGTCTTTGATAGTGGAAGCTGCATTGAGACTTCTAGAGGATAAAGTTATCGTTCAAGTGGTTGAGAGAGATCAGAAGTTGGCTAAGTCTTTGATCGATGATGTTACCAAGGATTACAAGGAAATTGCCAACAAAGATGTTACCATCGTTATCTCtgacaaattcttgaacaaagaCACCGCAGGTGGTGTTGTGATCACCAATGAAAATGGCAAGATCAGAGTGGACAACACTCTGGAAGAGAGATTGAAGTTGTTAAGTGAAGAGGCTTTGCCAGCTATTAGACTTGAATTATTCGGTCCTTCCAAAACGAGAAAGTTCCTCGATTAGACAAGCCCATAAGTATCGATAAGTACTAGCCAACATATATAAACAGTACCATCTCGAAATGACAATAATCCTCACAGTTTTGGTGAATAATTTATTCTGACTGTATGGCGGGACGactgaaggtgaaaaaaaatggaaGCTGCCGCTAATCGAACTCGCAAAGGGGCCCTAATATAGACCAAAAAGTAGGTTCTTTTAAGGTCCATAACAGTTTGAGACTAGCTTGGTAAGGTTTGCAATTTGTCTgtcatctttgaagatgaataGCAGTTTACTGCGATGTGGTCCAAGGTTTACATCATTGCGCATCGCACCTTTTAGAAGATTCATGGCTACAAAGAAAACTGACTTGGCTCTGCCTCCCATACATCATCAGCTATTATCGCTGAAACCAATTACTCCGAGTGATGCCTACGTTTCCTGTACAGTCTTCAACGATAAGGGTGATGTTACTGCAGTGTCACAGAAATTCCCTAAGTGGGCCTTCCTTAGAGATCATTCTTTGTATCCTCGAGATTTGCGAAAGATTGATACCACTGCGATTGATATTATTCCCAGCATTATAGTGAAGAGTTCCTGTATTGTATTCAATATGCTTCATATCAAGGCTCTGATAGAGAAAGATCGAGTTTACGTATTCGACACGGCCAATCCTTCGGCAGCAGCCAAATTGGGAGTGCTCATGTATGATTTAGAGGCTAAATTGTCCTTGAACAGAGGTTCCATGAACACCCTTACCCAGTATTATGAACACCGAGCGTTGGAGAGCATGTTGATTAACGTGATGAGTTCCTTGGAGACTGACTTTAAGATGCATAACAGGTTATGTGGTCAGATTTTAACTGATCTGGAAAATGAGGTCAATCGAGACAAACTGCGAGATCTGTTAATCAAGTCCAAGGATCTGACGCTATTTTATCAAAAGTCGCTTTTGATCCGTGAAGTGCTAGATGAACTACTGGAAAGTGATGACGATTTGGCTGGAATGTACTTGACcgtgaagaagaaagagcaagatgatgattttgcGGATTTAGAAATGCTTTTGGAGACTTACTACACTCAATGCGACGAGTACGTTCAGCAGGCTGAGTCACTGATACAGGATATTCGATCTACggaagaaattgtcaatATAATCCTAGACGCCAATAGAAATTCTCTCATGCTTCTAGAGTTGAAAGTTACCATCTATACACTGGGCTTCACTGTGGCGACTCTACTGCCAGCATTCTATGGTATGAACTTGGAGAATTTCATTGAGGAAAGTAATTTTGGATTCGCTGGTGTGGTTCTCGTATCCGTTATAGCAGGGATAATGGTCACAGGCGCAAATTTTAAGGCTTTAAGGTCTGTTACCAGGTTAACAATGCTTAACAATCACACTGGGGCCCAGTCCGCACATCATAAGAGGCTAGCATCAAAATATGCGGACGAGCATATCCCATCTCTCTGGCAAAGATGGGGGCAATGGACCAACTTGGTATGGAATGGAAGGACAGGTGTCGCTCAGCGAGCGCAAGACAAGAGGGATAGAGATGTCGTTTGGAAGTGGCTTCTcgatgatgagaagaaatagttTATGATTTTATGAGACCATCTGTAAATATATACTTTTCGAGGATAGACGCTAAGGGgaagatcgaagaaaacGATTCAAGAGTTATATGAGCTTCAGTGCAGCAAGGAAGCCGCTTAGCTGGAGAGATGATTTGTGAGGTTTTTAGTACGGTTGTTAATGCTGTCTCATGGTGATGCGTCAGTCGCGTTTCATACTAAATGACTAATCTTCAGGCTTTTGAATTGGGGCAAAACATGATTATGACCAAATCTCTAAATAAATACTGCAGTCGGATCTACTCAAATATTAATAGTTGCCATTTCATTCCATTCGGATCGTTTTAGTTTCCTGGCTATTTCAATGACTTGAAAATAACCTGGGAAGCCATTCAAAAATAAAGCTACCTAACTAACGCGATCGAAATAAGAGCGAATTGAGTAAAGAAGGCTTTTTCATACCAAAAATGCTTGCTAAAGCAGCTGCTAGTGCATCGGTACCCGCTATGAAGGGTTCTGTGTACTTGGACTCCCATGATGTGAAGATAATTCAGTACAAAGCGGCCATCTACAAACTAGGGGAGACCAGTCGACTCCTCAATTTACTACAAAAGAACCTCGAGAAGACAGCTGATACCGAAATTATACCACTGATGAACTACATACTCTCGTTGGGTGAGGGCCCCATGTTTAACGTTCACCCGGTTCTGAGGAAAAGGTACCAATTATTATGTGAATACAAAGTTTGCAAAGTTACGGCAGTCAACCCAGCCTTGAGTACCTCAGgaattgatcttgaagtGGAGCTCCCTGAAGTGCCAGAAgatcttgatgatttgaaatgCAAAATATATGACGAGAATTTGCAATGGAAGCTCCTTGaatgttttcaaaagatagtagccaattcttccagcATCTATGAGAGAAAATTAAGACAAGTGCAGATGGAGAGAAATGCCAAGAGGCCAGTTGATGCATCAGGAAGGCCTATTACGTTTGTGATCAATTCCGTGGAGAACCTGTTAAGACCGTGGGAAATGTCGCTCTCCTTGGACCTGGCAGTATTGATCAATAGTAGAGAACAGGATACAACTACTCGATCACTCCGAAAACTACAAACTCAAGTACTTTCCAAGTTTACAGATTGCTTACAAAAAAAGGTATTACCGCTGATTAGAGGTTATTATAGCCAAATACAAAAATTCGCTGCCACAAGAGGGATTTCAGAGACAGCTCTCAAAGAACTACAGTCGTGGGAATGCAGTATACACAGAGTTTACGCACTTCTGTTCAGAACTTTGTGCCTCTTTGACGTCATGGTGAGTTTGGTAAGACAAATTTACTTGCCTAACAAATCGTATCTGAATGAAAGCAGAACTATGTTGTTAAGTTCGAATGTTTATTCTTATCAGGAAGAAATACAAAAAATGGAAGCACTCTGTAACTTGGAAGAGCACGAAACATTTGGGGAGCTTCTCGCAATTTTACGGAATTTCTCCAAGGAAGGATCCATCTACCATGTGCAGCCGAGCAAAGTTCTGGATGTGTACAATAACTCGCTTTCAAAAGTGATTCCATTTCTAACAGCAAGTGTGCAgtcattgaagattttcGCAGGCATGTGGAAATATATCGAGAGTAACTCAGAGGCGAACAAGAAGCTAGTCAATTGGGAAGAGTCGCAGCTAATTCAtatggttgaagaaaggcTGGCAGTCGATAAGCTGGCTCATGTAGAGCAGATTAAACAGAAACGATCAAAAAATGAAGCCGGTTTATCTCTGAAAGGCAATAGCCCTACTTCCAGGAATGCGGTAAAGCGGAACTTAATCGAAAGAGTAAATGGGTCATCAGAATCTTCCATATCTTCAAGCGGCCCTGGGTCCCCGGGCAAAATGTCACCACTGCGGATGAGTAGAACAAGTTCGATAGAGAAAGGGAGTGCAACGAGTTCGAACCTAAGCTCTCCGCAGGTGTCAAGAAGGGGTTCCATTGCTGAAAGCCGTGTTCCTGCTTTAGCGAAAACTTCAAATGATAAAAAAATGGCACTTAAACCTGCTACTCTGAGCAAAAGAGTAATAGGAAGACCACGTTCTTCCTCTTTACAGTCCAGTCAAGAAACTGATCAAAAGCCAAAACCATTTATTGCATCATCGCTGAAATCCAATTCTCTACAAGCAAATGCCTCGCTAAATCAAAGAATAATACAAAATGCAGTGGCACATAGTCTAAATGGAAATGGTACTGGTCCCTCACCTTCAGCGAGAGTTCGAAACGCAGAGAAGCCTTCGCCTGTGCGATGTCAGGGTCCAGCCAAGACTCAGAGTCAGTCACCAATACCGGTACCTGAGCTCGAGACGCTATCACTGAACTCGCTAGATGACCAAATTTGTCAAGAGCACAGCATCGATGGACCAACTTCCGTCAATTCATCTACAGCCACTCCAGAGGTAATTGTTAGCATCAAGAAAGTACGATTCACAGGTGTTCCTCCaatggatgaagatgaggataaGAGCCCGACGCGAAGGGGTTGGTATAAGAAACCCTCAGTGCTACACTATCCTCCTCCTCCGCCACAATTTGCTCTCCAAAAGTACAAAATGCGTCAAGAAGGTATGGCTTTCAAAACAAGTCTTAGAGAAGGTGATTCCTGTAAAAAGACAGGTTTCCTCACGAATAAGGAGATCCCATCTCCTAAAgaatcatcaacatcaaaaCTTGCATCAAAGATACGTGATAAACTAAGATAGATTTGCACATATTCACTTTATGTATTCTAACATTAAACTGGTATAAACTCGCGGGCAGCCTAATCGCGCGAAGAGCTTGATCGGTGAGTATATAAAGAACTAAACTAAAGATCATTAGAACACCGACTAAGAAGGCACCCCTGTTGCAACAGATGTCCTTCTCATCGTTGCTCCCACCACCAAGACGTACTTCATCTGAGAAGGAGTCCCAAGTTTCGCTCGTAAAGAGAAACAGAGAGCTTGTCCTTAAGGCTCTTacagatgatgataatcAGGATGATAATGTGAAAAAGGACAACATATTCGACTCAGTAGTTGGCTCCAAGCTAAACTTCCAGGATTTTGTTCCCATACGGCAAAGAAACTTCAACATGGAACTACCAAAGCCATCACAACAGGAAATTGAGGAGACATACAATCGCACTAAGAAGGTATTTGACAAGATTCTAGCCACGACTCTGCAACCTGAAACATTAGctgtgaaaaattctgaacAAGCAAATGCCGAATCGTACGAATTGAAATATGAGACTAAGCAACCATCTGGAGCTGTAAAATCCCGAGTACTGAAAATTGTAGAGAAGGCTCAAGATCCATTACAGCCATCCACTATCAAGGCCGGTAAAGTGGTTGCTCCCcctgttgaagaagaaattacaCCATTATTCCATAAGACTGAAGCAGCAGACTCCGCCAAGACtttttccaaagaagagcGTGCTGAGTGGGATATACCTGCTGCGATATCAAGCTGGAAAAATCCCAAAGGTCACACTCTGTCACTTGATAAAAGGCTGGCGATGGACGCAAGATACAATAAGCAAAATGTGGGGCCACACGAGGTTAGTGAAGGGTTTGCAAACTTGTCAAGCGCCTTAGAGGTAGCTGACAGTGAAGCCAGACAACAGATGAAGGTAAGAGCTGAAGCTAAGAGGCGACTggcagatgaagaaagtagggaaaaagaggaaaaaatGCGTCTTCTGGCCCAAAAGGCTCGAGAAGAACGTGAGAATGAGAGGAGTGCCAATGCCAGGTTTGGGAGAAGGATCGCTGATCATGAGGACGAGCACGACCCTgccaaaggaagaaggaTTGCAAGAAAAGCAAGAGAGGTGGAACTTGAAAAGGATATGAggaaatc
This window encodes:
- the PRP45 gene encoding mRNA splicing protein PRP45 (similar to Saccharomyces cerevisiae PRP45 (YAL032C); ancestral locus Anc_7.60), translating into MSFSSLLPPPRRTSSEKESQVSLVKRNRELVLKALTDDDNQDDNVKKDNIFDSVVGSKLNFQDFVPIRQRNFNMELPKPSQQEIEETYNRTKKVFDKILATTLQPETLAVKNSEQANAESYELKYETKQPSGAVKSRVLKIVEKAQDPLQPSTIKAGKVVAPPVEEEITPLFHKTEAADSAKTFSKEERAEWDIPAAISSWKNPKGHTLSLDKRLAMDARYNKQNVGPHEVSEGFANLSSALEVADSEARQQMKVRAEAKRRLADEESREKEEKMRLLAQKAREERENERSANARFGRRIADHEDEHDPAKGRRIARKAREVELEKDMRKSKMSTADRLRELAYSQGRDISERVILSAAKATDSSEGLYDSRLFSKGANANARRHEDQLYDQPLFDQQARDSSNRANLDQIDSMIGEEKGEKRGHIQFTEASKDSTRDEEKEYGLQDK
- the MRS2 gene encoding Mrs2p (similar to Saccharomyces cerevisiae MRS2 (YOR334W); ancestral locus Anc_7.62), with translation MNSSLLRCGPRFTSLRIAPFRRFMATKKTDLALPPIHHQLLSLKPITPSDAYVSCTVFNDKGDVTAVSQKFPKWAFLRDHSLYPRDLRKIDTTAIDIIPSIIVKSSCIVFNMLHIKALIEKDRVYVFDTANPSAAAKLGVLMYDLEAKLSLNRGSMNTLTQYYEHRALESMLINVMSSLETDFKMHNRLCGQILTDLENEVNRDKLRDLLIKSKDLTLFYQKSLLIREVLDELLESDDDLAGMYLTVKKKEQDDDFADLEMLLETYYTQCDEYVQQAESLIQDIRSTEEIVNIILDANRNSLMLLELKVTIYTLGFTVATLLPAFYGMNLENFIEESNFGFAGVVLVSVIAGIMVTGANFKALRSVTRLTMLNNHTGAQSAHHKRLASKYADEHIPSLWQRWGQWTNLVWNGRTGVAQRAQDKRDRDVVWKWLLDDEKK
- the MIP1 gene encoding DNA-directed DNA polymerase gamma MIP1 (similar to Saccharomyces cerevisiae MIP1 (YOR330C); ancestral locus Anc_7.64), with translation MVGYVVPPPPLARRASRGPLLSGVVRIRRIYRYRCYSKALGNFKEEPRINPVGIQYLSKSLHNQLFGHKKHSKKEDAMSHAEQKALVNLSKQFLKNFDLLGKKTSISEPISFELPKLQGKSLDEHFQKLGHYASEPYKTMCTKKFRDIVPRPKKWLKKPGWTRYEPGKDPQEVPSPLEDTLVFDVETMYMISSYPTLAVALSDKAWYLWCSPFICGSENFEHLIPMDSLDRTRVIIGHNVGYDRARVLDEYNFKPSKAFYLDTQSLHVASSGLCSRQRPQFVKNKKLRQSIESDEQAATDLSIETLEEDPWLNLSAMNSLHDVAFLHCGIRMNKEPREFFSTTDKNDIINNFQQLTNYCATDVEVTSKVFDKVFPLFLEKCPHPVSFGALRSLSSCILPTRHNKWDTYLKSSEKVYQESKQDIEKKIIKIVDNTLKSIKSERFMETINNDPWLRQLDWTIKPLKLTKKGVPVKNQKLPDHPEWYRSLFPNKNAATPHITIKSRSIPIFFRLSWEGSPVIWTNDNGWCFAVQKSLKDEYKAKNYILADEPAMEQYLQEISQKNPAAAENHVLFKIPHPNGPENNCTTLLSKPYIHFFEKGILTSESEFAHDALKINSCGSYWMSARERILSQFVVPQSSFPNAFKPLKDGKEKFEDHEDLGIILPTVIPMGTVTRRAVENTWLTASNAKSNRIGSELKAQIEAPKGYCFVGADVDSEELWIASLVSDSVFNIHGGTAIGWMCLEGSKNEGTDLHTKTAQILGCSRSEAKIFNYGRIYGAGVKFAAQLLKKFNPSLPDEEAKSIANKLYESTKGKTKTSKIFKKFWYGGSESILFNKLESIAEQDEPKTPVLGCGITFSLMKKNLGTSSFLPSRINWAIQSSGVDYLHLLSCSMHYLISKYNINARLSISIHDEIRFLVAEEDKYRAAMALQVSNIWTRAIFCEQMGIDDLPQNCAFFSLVDIDHVMRKEVDMDCVTPSNPVPIPHGETIDMRKLLEVSGSSLQSPNETVSVSHFPYEYREPVFAEYNKAYSKEFWKYLLKMQVQNTKWKVNALESAYVQEVTNKEFEQKVRPKPYGVLDYLKELKKGKKRKITVMDNRPFENAEDWIAYSKEVESGTAGTPKERRYAATSSKRNSVPSAITNESNLVTPSRIAVSHDPINACLSADATAGRAGSTEGQDQLLVDQSAAPRKTRLAQPEMVDQPPKTSSSWTNSKGKSKPRLLGGRKAYDFFHEQIDLSQLDTIEMERRLSKINIGAVVEDVISDAPPTLSKTTRAKRSRTKKLVKNKCNENETRQMFNDANGSSRHDVHGQY
- the VMA4 gene encoding H(+)-transporting V1 sector ATPase subunit E (similar to Saccharomyces cerevisiae VMA4 (YOR332W); ancestral locus Anc_7.63), producing the protein MSSVITALTPNQVNDELNKMQAFIKKEAEEKAKEIQLKADQEYEIEKTGIVRNETSNIDSNFEDKLKKASLKQQITKSTIANKMRLKVLSAREENLDKIFDNAKEELQKLAKKEKQYKPVLQSLIVEAALRLLEDKVIVQVVERDQKLAKSLIDDVTKDYKEIANKDVTIVISDKFLNKDTAGGVVITNENGKIRVDNTLEERLKLLSEEALPAIRLELFGPSKTRKFLD
- the GIP4 gene encoding protein phosphatase regulator GIP4 (similar to Saccharomyces cerevisiae GIP4 (YAL031C); ancestral locus Anc_7.61), with the translated sequence MLAKAAASASVPAMKGSVYLDSHDVKIIQYKAAIYKLGETSRLLNLLQKNLEKTADTEIIPLMNYILSLGEGPMFNVHPVLRKRYQLLCEYKVCKVTAVNPALSTSGIDLEVELPEVPEDLDDLKCKIYDENLQWKLLECFQKIVANSSSIYERKLRQVQMERNAKRPVDASGRPITFVINSVENLLRPWEMSLSLDLAVLINSREQDTTTRSLRKLQTQVLSKFTDCLQKKVLPLIRGYYSQIQKFAATRGISETALKELQSWECSIHRVYALLFRTLCLFDVMVSLVRQIYLPNKSYLNESRTMLLSSNVYSYQEEIQKMEALCNLEEHETFGELLAILRNFSKEGSIYHVQPSKVLDVYNNSLSKVIPFLTASVQSLKIFAGMWKYIESNSEANKKLVNWEESQLIHMVEERLAVDKLAHVEQIKQKRSKNEAGLSLKGNSPTSRNAVKRNLIERVNGSSESSISSSGPGSPGKMSPLRMSRTSSIEKGSATSSNLSSPQVSRRGSIAESRVPALAKTSNDKKMALKPATLSKRVIGRPRSSSLQSSQETDQKPKPFIASSLKSNSLQANASLNQRIIQNAVAHSLNGNGTGPSPSARVRNAEKPSPVRCQGPAKTQSQSPIPVPELETLSLNSLDDQICQEHSIDGPTSVNSSTATPEVIVSIKKVRFTGVPPMDEDEDKSPTRRGWYKKPSVLHYPPPPPQFALQKYKMRQEGMAFKTSLREGDSCKKTGFLTNKEIPSPKESSTSKLASKIRDKLR